In a single window of the Bacillus clarus genome:
- a CDS encoding GNAT family N-acetyltransferase has product MGFPKLETERLLLRELTLLDAETMFRYFSKESVIRYFGMDSFENIEQAKTTIQTFRKRYEEGGVFRWGIEKKGTDQLIGTCGFHLINSHHKRAEIGYELDDTYWGQGYASEALQAILTYGFETLDFIRLAAVVYVENEASCNLLKKAGFQEEGLLRKYMIQNDVAHDTVLYSLLKEDWKK; this is encoded by the coding sequence ATGGGGTTTCCAAAGTTAGAAACAGAACGTTTACTATTAAGAGAACTTACGCTTTTAGATGCAGAAACAATGTTCCGTTATTTTTCGAAGGAATCTGTTATTCGTTATTTCGGAATGGACTCTTTCGAAAATATTGAGCAAGCGAAAACGACAATTCAAACGTTCAGAAAACGTTATGAAGAGGGCGGTGTGTTTCGCTGGGGGATAGAGAAGAAAGGCACTGATCAATTAATCGGTACGTGTGGATTTCATTTAATAAATTCTCATCATAAACGAGCTGAAATTGGCTATGAGCTAGATGATACATATTGGGGGCAAGGGTATGCATCTGAGGCACTACAAGCAATTCTTACATATGGTTTTGAAACGTTAGATTTTATCAGACTGGCTGCTGTCGTATATGTAGAAAATGAAGCTTCCTGTAATTTATTAAAAAAAGCAGGGTTTCAGGAAGAAGGATTACTTCGAAAATATATGATTCAAAATGATGTCGCTCATGATACAGTCTTATATTCATTATTAAAAGAAGATTGGAAAAAGTAA
- a CDS encoding VOC family protein, with protein sequence MNLKMKYIILYVEKFEECLQFYKEILKLPIRAEHGTYIEFETGSTILAMNTREDVKELTGLPLTEGVLQSSHFELGFVVEDVKETIEKLKEQGVKVLVEPLVKPWGQTIAYISDPDGNYIEICSSLE encoded by the coding sequence ATGAACTTAAAAATGAAATACATTATTTTGTATGTGGAAAAGTTTGAAGAATGCCTTCAATTTTATAAAGAAATTTTAAAGCTGCCAATAAGAGCTGAACACGGTACATATATCGAATTTGAAACAGGATCTACAATTTTAGCAATGAATACGAGAGAAGACGTTAAGGAGCTAACAGGATTGCCACTTACAGAAGGTGTGTTACAGTCTTCTCATTTTGAATTAGGGTTTGTTGTAGAGGATGTAAAAGAAACAATTGAGAAATTGAAAGAACAAGGGGTTAAAGTTCTAGTTGAACCACTCGTAAAACCGTGGGGACAAACAATTGCTTACATTTCCGATCCAGACGGTAATTATATTGAAATTTGTAGTTCATTAGAATAG
- a CDS encoding DUF2812 domain-containing protein, with protein sequence MEIKKVFKFFAAWSLEKEEAYLRKMHQQGWALQKYNVMYTFKKTEPKDVIYKADFKLDDRNSQMDHKEYLEIYEMSGWKYVTSFAKWNYFCKEVDDNNELPDIYSEKETRIQKLTHLLQFFVFMLVAILPSMYNVFLSSTESRVPIWAKIMMGLVGCLYAYTFIKLTWKIKKLKQEIL encoded by the coding sequence TTGGAAATAAAAAAGGTATTTAAATTTTTTGCGGCATGGAGTTTAGAAAAAGAAGAAGCATACTTACGCAAAATGCATCAACAAGGTTGGGCATTACAAAAATATAATGTGATGTATACGTTTAAGAAAACAGAACCTAAGGATGTAATATATAAGGCTGATTTTAAATTAGATGATCGTAACTCACAAATGGATCATAAAGAATATCTTGAAATATATGAAATGTCTGGATGGAAATATGTAACGAGTTTTGCAAAATGGAACTATTTTTGTAAAGAAGTAGATGATAATAATGAATTGCCGGACATTTACTCTGAAAAAGAGACAAGGATACAAAAATTAACGCACTTATTACAGTTCTTTGTGTTCATGTTAGTAGCAATTTTACCATCAATGTATAATGTATTTTTAAGTTCAACAGAATCAAGAGTACCTATTTGGGCGAAAATTATGATGGGGCTTGTTGGATGTTTGTATGCATATACGTTCATTAAACTCACATGGAAAATTAAGAAGTTGAAACAAGAAATTTTATAA
- a CDS encoding PadR family transcriptional regulator, producing the protein MNGKAQKYIPLTEATYYILLSLVKPMHGYGIMQMVEEMTNGEVRLGPGTLYGNTTKLLKEKLIVEVASTDRKKCYELTPFGREVLELEYNRLQRSVQNGSSILGEGM; encoded by the coding sequence ATGAATGGGAAAGCACAAAAATATATTCCATTAACAGAGGCGACATATTACATACTGTTGTCATTAGTGAAACCTATGCACGGTTATGGAATTATGCAAATGGTAGAAGAGATGACAAATGGAGAAGTAAGGCTCGGTCCTGGTACTTTATACGGGAATACGACGAAGTTATTAAAAGAGAAGTTAATTGTTGAAGTTGCATCTACAGATAGAAAGAAATGCTATGAGTTAACGCCATTTGGAAGAGAAGTGTTGGAACTGGAGTATAACCGATTGCAGCGATCTGTGCAGAATGGGAGCAGTATTTTAGGGGAGGGAATGTAG
- a CDS encoding AAA family ATPase, translating into MINKLKENIGSVFVGKENVIDLLLVSLLADGHILLEDVPGTGKTLLAKTISRSIGGSFSRIQFTPDVLPSDVTGIEYFNPKTSEFELRLGPIMTNILLADEINRAMPRTQSSLLEAMEERQVTLEKKSTLLPKPFFVIATQNPIESQGTFPLPDAQLDRFLMTISIGYPSPEDELKMMRRFRKNAPLEKITPVISLEDIIETQKKVKEIFVSEPLEHYIIKLANATRDHDYIVNGVSPRATLALVRAIQALAFLHDRDYCTPGDIQFLLPYVWKHRIVLSMEGALRTTKHEIMEKILNEIDVPVEIEQA; encoded by the coding sequence ATGATAAATAAACTAAAAGAAAATATAGGGTCTGTCTTTGTCGGTAAGGAGAATGTAATTGATTTACTCCTCGTTTCACTACTTGCAGACGGTCACATACTACTTGAAGACGTACCTGGTACCGGAAAAACATTACTGGCGAAAACAATTTCCAGGAGCATTGGTGGTAGTTTTTCTCGTATTCAATTTACGCCTGATGTACTCCCGAGTGATGTGACAGGAATCGAATATTTCAACCCAAAAACAAGCGAATTCGAATTAAGGCTTGGACCAATTATGACAAACATATTACTAGCAGACGAAATTAATCGTGCGATGCCTAGAACACAATCTAGTTTGTTAGAAGCGATGGAAGAACGACAAGTGACGCTTGAAAAAAAGTCCACTCTTCTTCCTAAACCATTCTTTGTTATTGCGACGCAAAATCCAATTGAATCACAAGGAACTTTCCCACTTCCTGATGCGCAGTTAGATCGTTTTTTAATGACAATTTCAATTGGTTATCCTTCTCCTGAAGACGAATTAAAAATGATGCGCCGTTTTCGCAAAAATGCACCACTAGAAAAGATTACCCCAGTTATATCTTTAGAAGACATTATAGAAACACAGAAAAAAGTAAAAGAAATATTCGTATCAGAACCGTTAGAACATTACATTATTAAGCTTGCGAATGCTACCCGAGATCATGATTATATTGTTAATGGTGTAAGCCCTCGTGCTACATTAGCTTTAGTGCGCGCAATTCAAGCACTTGCCTTTTTACATGATAGAGACTATTGCACACCTGGAGATATACAATTTTTACTCCCTTACGTTTGGAAACATCGTATCGTCTTATCGATGGAAGGTGCTTTACGCACAACAAAACATGAAATAATGGAAAAAATCTTAAACGAAATTGATGTACCAGTGGAGATTGAGCAAGCATGA
- a CDS encoding DUF58 domain-containing protein, with product MNGQRVVTVPLFFQIHIIQLTIPVALLFTFVLPQRLLMFLFFFYYLFAIFIYKYVAYIEKRFQVINNKQTTRLFPDESGQFYIHLKNGANIPLVNGVCYFHLNPSLLPHKDQGIEQISKTLLSFPFSQPAHSSQKWDLTLKATKRGIFQIEQFECVLKDPFHLLSVHLPVFDKLKAEIIVYPSPKQVAGLQEIQQLLTGSYRTNFSFYQDETSIIGVKQYERESFRSIHWKASAKMQSLQAKQYEPVKNYSWTICLSLAADRGFGWKDNVEELISFTTYICLFATKQQIPFELFISVLIEGGPLHLPLHEGQLHYAKALEELARISDDSTLLPKQGFLHYVTRRRERSSTMIYLGIQKNELPLLTQPTFHINNEGMVESVENLALSR from the coding sequence ATGAATGGACAGCGCGTTGTAACTGTACCTTTATTTTTTCAAATCCATATTATTCAATTAACGATTCCAGTTGCGTTACTATTTACATTTGTTCTACCGCAACGACTTCTTATGTTTCTCTTTTTCTTCTATTATTTATTTGCAATTTTTATTTATAAATATGTAGCTTATATCGAGAAACGGTTTCAAGTTATCAATAATAAGCAAACCACTCGGCTTTTTCCAGATGAATCTGGGCAATTTTATATTCATTTAAAAAACGGTGCAAACATACCTCTTGTGAATGGCGTATGTTACTTTCATTTAAATCCTTCCCTACTACCGCATAAAGATCAAGGGATTGAACAAATATCAAAAACATTACTTTCTTTTCCATTTTCACAGCCTGCTCATTCATCACAAAAATGGGATTTGACATTAAAAGCGACAAAACGAGGTATCTTTCAAATTGAACAATTCGAATGTGTTTTGAAAGACCCTTTTCATCTACTATCCGTACATTTACCTGTTTTCGATAAATTAAAGGCAGAAATTATTGTATATCCGTCTCCAAAACAAGTAGCGGGTTTGCAAGAAATCCAGCAGTTATTAACAGGTTCTTATAGAACGAATTTTTCTTTCTATCAAGATGAAACATCCATTATTGGTGTAAAACAATATGAACGTGAATCTTTTCGTTCTATTCATTGGAAAGCATCTGCTAAAATGCAAAGCTTACAAGCGAAACAATATGAACCTGTGAAAAATTATAGTTGGACCATTTGTCTTTCTTTAGCCGCTGATCGCGGGTTTGGATGGAAGGATAATGTTGAAGAGCTTATATCGTTTACAACATATATTTGTCTGTTCGCAACGAAACAGCAAATTCCGTTCGAATTATTTATTAGCGTTTTAATAGAAGGTGGTCCTCTGCATTTACCATTACACGAAGGACAACTACATTATGCTAAGGCGCTAGAGGAATTAGCACGTATTTCAGATGATAGCACATTACTTCCGAAACAAGGATTTCTTCATTATGTAACGAGGAGAAGAGAACGATCGTCTACAATGATTTACCTTGGTATTCAGAAGAATGAGCTCCCTCTTCTAACGCAACCTACGTTTCACATTAATAATGAAGGGATGGTGGAATCAGTTGAAAACTTGGCTCTATCACGTTAA
- a CDS encoding DUF4018 domain-containing protein, producing the protein MKTWLYHVNDFILLLLLSLLTERDEIVGIAIFLATGYVGVFIVHKFMKKKTVGFLLLFVLQIIGCSLFLSFSILGTIILPLFFFIVHMLGPGYPVQESLGGIVWFVFCAIFYSPFPPLWKLLLLSLHIIITFWLTGSNRNQQLLRFISIITIGVISALMIPIFPYIRIILSYITQVIALGFGYALNPLFTAAELKDTDGVWASKGHLLKPRVGDDQEPPPFDPTLVNSITIIVCTAIAIYVVWKILKKRKHLSLPNIPVFESTILTDKEGINQKRFKRIKPPNNEIRKEIFKLESKLSPPLNRKRGETVEAWLERINREEDINIQSHLIINAYNVVRYSNSEDTILLHEFKEEVNKLYTYQKGLKKRKK; encoded by the coding sequence TTGAAAACTTGGCTCTATCACGTTAATGACTTTATTCTCCTCCTCCTCCTTTCGTTATTAACGGAAAGAGATGAAATAGTAGGTATTGCTATATTTTTAGCGACCGGCTATGTAGGAGTATTTATCGTTCATAAATTTATGAAGAAAAAAACAGTAGGATTTCTTCTACTGTTCGTTCTTCAAATTATCGGTTGTTCTTTATTTCTATCTTTTTCTATTTTAGGCACCATCATATTACCACTCTTCTTCTTTATCGTACACATGCTCGGACCTGGGTATCCTGTGCAGGAATCGTTAGGCGGTATAGTTTGGTTTGTCTTTTGTGCTATATTTTATTCACCATTTCCTCCATTATGGAAATTGTTACTATTATCTTTACACATTATAATTACTTTTTGGCTTACTGGTTCGAATCGAAATCAACAACTATTACGTTTTATTTCTATCATTACAATTGGGGTTATAAGCGCTTTAATGATTCCAATATTTCCTTACATTCGAATTATACTCTCTTATATTACACAAGTTATCGCATTAGGCTTTGGGTATGCCTTAAATCCGTTGTTTACAGCAGCTGAATTAAAAGATACAGATGGTGTTTGGGCAAGTAAGGGGCATCTATTAAAGCCTCGAGTTGGAGACGATCAGGAACCACCTCCTTTTGATCCAACCCTCGTAAATAGTATTACAATAATTGTTTGTACCGCTATCGCTATTTACGTTGTTTGGAAAATATTAAAAAAACGAAAACATTTGAGTCTGCCCAATATACCTGTTTTCGAATCTACCATATTAACTGATAAAGAAGGAATAAACCAAAAGCGTTTCAAACGAATCAAACCACCAAATAACGAAATTCGAAAAGAGATTTTCAAACTGGAGAGTAAACTATCTCCTCCTTTAAATCGAAAACGAGGAGAAACTGTTGAGGCATGGCTAGAAAGAATAAATCGTGAAGAAGATATAAATATTCAGAGTCATCTCATCATAAATGCCTACAATGTAGTACGTTATTCAAATAGTGAGGATACTATACTTCTGCATGAATTTAAGGAAGAGGTTAATAAGCTTTATACGTATCAGAAAGGTTTGAAGAAGAGAAAAAAATGA
- a CDS encoding transposase, translated as MGKIRVTYDVEFKKKAIDLYLKEGMSYKTVAKELGIHHSVVSRWVKHFEAEGIKGLEEKRGKAKGPGLGRPRTTPEDPETKIKRLEAENEMLKKLLGM; from the coding sequence ATGGGCAAAATTAGAGTCACTTACGATGTAGAATTTAAGAAAAAAGCTATAGATTTATACTTAAAAGAAGGCATGAGCTATAAAACTGTTGCGAAAGAATTAGGCATTCATCACTCAGTTGTAAGTCGTTGGGTGAAACATTTTGAAGCTGAAGGTATCAAAGGACTAGAAGAAAAACGTGGGAAAGCGAAAGGGCCAGGTTTAGGTAGACCAAGAACGACACCCGAAGATCCAGAAACTAAGATTAAACGATTAGAAGCGGAGAATGAGATGTTAAAAAAGCTCTTAGGAATGTAA
- a CDS encoding IS3 family transposase: MSAISKTRKFEVIYEMLKTGYTVTLLCAIAGVTRSGYYKWIKRHTVPSKKQLADTAFKKKILECHKKLRGIYGYRRIQVWLKATYNLHLNHKRIQRLMSELGIKSIIRKKRPYYGKKEAYVISDNHLNRDFHASRPNEKWVTDITYLIFNGQRLYLSAIKDLYNNEIVAYETSRRNDLKLVLDTLKKAKKKRNVKGILLHSDQGSQYTSRQYNQLLKKYRMKASMSRRGNCWDNACMENFFSHFKAECFHLYSFRKVNEVKLAVRKYIHFYNHQRFQKKLNNLSPYKYRTQVA; the protein is encoded by the coding sequence ATGTCAGCTATATCCAAAACGAGAAAGTTTGAAGTTATATATGAGATGTTAAAAACAGGATATACGGTTACTCTATTATGTGCCATTGCTGGTGTAACCAGAAGTGGCTATTACAAATGGATAAAGCGACACACAGTGCCTTCTAAAAAGCAATTAGCGGACACTGCATTCAAGAAAAAGATATTGGAGTGTCATAAAAAACTAAGAGGGATTTATGGATATAGAAGAATACAAGTGTGGCTGAAAGCCACCTATAACCTTCATTTAAATCATAAGCGTATCCAGAGATTGATGAGTGAATTAGGTATCAAATCCATAATTAGGAAGAAGAGACCTTATTACGGAAAAAAAGAGGCTTATGTGATTTCAGATAATCATCTAAATAGAGACTTTCATGCTTCAAGACCGAATGAGAAATGGGTAACGGATATTACCTACTTGATTTTCAATGGACAGCGCTTGTACTTATCCGCTATTAAGGATTTATATAATAATGAGATTGTTGCCTATGAAACTAGTCGTAGAAACGACTTAAAGCTTGTGTTAGATACACTTAAAAAGGCAAAGAAAAAACGAAATGTGAAGGGAATCCTCCTACATAGTGATCAAGGGTCCCAGTATACATCTCGTCAATATAATCAATTACTTAAAAAATATCGGATGAAGGCAAGTATGTCTCGAAGAGGCAACTGTTGGGATAATGCTTGTATGGAAAACTTCTTCAGTCACTTTAAGGCAGAGTGTTTTCATTTATATTCCTTCCGTAAAGTGAATGAGGTTAAACTTGCCGTGCGCAAATATATACATTTTTATAATCATCAAAGATTTCAAAAGAAATTAAATAACCTGAGTCCATATAAATATAGAACTCAGGTTGCTTAG
- a CDS encoding heavy metal translocating P-type ATPase has protein sequence MNGQKETTLQISGMTCAACANRIEKGLKKIEGVEDANVNFALEKTQIKYDPDKTDIKEFKEKVQSLGYSIVSDKVEFDITGMTCAACANKIEKRLNKLNGVEKATVNFALETVLVEYNANQVSIPDMKEAIKKLGYALEQKQEKMREQVDHRQKEIEKQQGKFIFSLILSIPLLWAMVSHFEFTRFIWLPDMFMNPWVQLALATPVQFIVGKQFYVGAFKALRNKSANMDVLVALGTSAAYFYSLYLSFMSIGSNAHMVDLYYETSAVLITLIILGKLFEAKAKGRSSEAIKKLMGLQAKNATVVRDGKELVIPIGEVLKEDIVYVKPGEKVPVDGEIVEGRSALDESMLTGESIPVDKTVGDTVIGSTINKNGFLKIKATKVGKDTALAQIIKVVEEAQGSKAPIQRLADVISGIFVPIVVGIAIVTFLIWYFAVSPGEFAVALEKFIAVLVIACPCALGLATPTSIMAGSGRAAEFGILFKGGEHLETTHRLDTIILDKTGTVTKGKPTLTDVILAEGIDKTEFLQLVGAAEKNSEHPLAEAIVEGIKEKGIALGSSDTFEAIPGFGIQSTVNGKELLIGTRRLMAKNNINVQTELLKMENLEKQGKTAMLVAIDHHYAGIVAVADTVKDTSKEAIARLQKMGLDVVMITGDNSQTAKAIADQVGIKHVIAEVLPEGKAEEVKKLQQTGKKVAMVGDGINDAPALATADIGMAIGTGTDVAMEAADITLIRGDLNSIADAIYMSKMTIRNIKQNLFWALAYNCIGVPIAAAGFLAPWLAGAVMAFSSVSVVLNALRLQRIQLKS, from the coding sequence ATGAATGGACAAAAAGAGACCACTCTCCAAATATCAGGAATGACATGTGCAGCTTGTGCAAACAGAATTGAAAAAGGGCTAAAAAAAATTGAGGGTGTAGAAGATGCAAATGTTAATTTCGCGCTTGAAAAAACACAAATCAAATATGATCCAGATAAAACGGACATAAAGGAATTTAAAGAAAAAGTCCAATCTTTAGGGTATAGCATTGTAAGTGATAAAGTTGAATTTGATATTACGGGAATGACGTGTGCAGCCTGTGCAAACAAAATTGAAAAACGTTTAAATAAGTTAAATGGGGTTGAAAAAGCAACCGTTAACTTTGCGCTAGAAACAGTTCTTGTAGAATACAACGCTAATCAAGTTTCTATTCCTGATATGAAAGAGGCAATCAAAAAACTTGGCTACGCACTGGAACAAAAGCAAGAAAAAATGAGAGAACAAGTAGACCATCGTCAAAAAGAAATTGAAAAACAACAAGGAAAATTTATTTTCTCTCTCATCTTATCAATCCCACTGTTATGGGCAATGGTGAGTCATTTTGAATTTACACGTTTTATTTGGTTGCCAGATATGTTTATGAATCCGTGGGTGCAATTAGCTCTCGCAACACCAGTTCAATTTATAGTTGGGAAACAATTTTACGTCGGAGCTTTTAAAGCATTAAGAAATAAGAGTGCAAATATGGATGTACTTGTTGCACTAGGTACATCAGCTGCTTATTTCTATAGTCTTTATTTAAGCTTTATGTCAATTGGTTCAAATGCTCATATGGTAGACCTATATTACGAAACAAGTGCAGTTCTTATTACATTAATTATATTAGGTAAACTGTTTGAAGCTAAGGCAAAAGGACGTTCATCTGAAGCAATCAAGAAATTGATGGGATTGCAGGCGAAAAATGCAACAGTCGTTCGTGATGGAAAAGAGTTGGTAATTCCAATTGGAGAAGTTTTGAAAGAGGACATTGTTTACGTAAAACCAGGTGAAAAAGTACCAGTTGACGGTGAAATTGTTGAAGGAAGATCAGCACTTGATGAATCCATGCTAACTGGTGAAAGTATTCCAGTTGATAAAACAGTTGGAGACACTGTTATTGGTTCAACGATTAACAAAAATGGCTTCTTAAAAATAAAAGCAACAAAAGTTGGAAAAGATACAGCGTTAGCTCAAATTATTAAGGTCGTTGAAGAAGCACAAGGCTCAAAAGCACCAATTCAACGTTTAGCTGATGTTATCTCAGGTATATTTGTCCCGATTGTCGTTGGGATAGCTATAGTAACTTTCCTTATTTGGTATTTTGCTGTTAGTCCAGGAGAGTTTGCAGTTGCTCTTGAAAAATTTATTGCTGTTTTAGTTATCGCTTGTCCTTGTGCACTTGGTCTTGCAACGCCAACTTCTATTATGGCTGGATCAGGTCGTGCAGCAGAATTCGGTATTTTATTTAAAGGTGGAGAGCACCTTGAAACGACACATCGATTAGATACAATTATTCTTGATAAAACAGGTACGGTTACAAAAGGTAAGCCAACTTTAACAGATGTTATTTTAGCAGAAGGTATCGATAAAACTGAGTTTCTACAACTGGTTGGTGCCGCCGAGAAAAACTCAGAACACCCACTTGCCGAAGCGATCGTCGAAGGTATTAAAGAAAAAGGGATTGCGCTAGGATCTTCCGATACTTTCGAAGCAATTCCTGGTTTTGGAATACAATCAACAGTTAACGGTAAAGAGTTATTAATTGGTACACGTAGACTGATGGCGAAAAATAACATCAATGTTCAAACTGAATTATTGAAAATGGAGAATTTAGAAAAGCAGGGTAAAACAGCTATGCTAGTTGCCATCGATCATCACTATGCAGGTATTGTAGCAGTAGCAGATACAGTGAAGGATACATCAAAAGAAGCGATTGCTCGATTACAAAAGATGGGCTTAGATGTGGTTATGATAACAGGAGATAATAGCCAAACAGCGAAGGCTATTGCTGATCAAGTTGGCATTAAGCATGTTATCGCTGAAGTTTTACCAGAAGGGAAAGCGGAAGAAGTGAAAAAGCTTCAACAAACTGGTAAAAAAGTAGCCATGGTAGGGGATGGAATCAACGATGCTCCTGCATTAGCGACAGCTGATATCGGTATGGCGATTGGCACAGGTACGGATGTAGCAATGGAAGCAGCAGATATTACCCTTATTCGAGGCGATTTAAATAGTATTGCAGATGCTATTTATATGAGTAAAATGACGATTAGAAATATTAAACAAAACCTTTTCTGGGCCCTTGCGTATAACTGTATAGGTGTTCCAATAGCAGCAGCAGGTTTCTTAGCTCCATGGTTAGCCGGTGCAGTGATGGCGTTTAGTTCTGTATCAGTTGTTCTTAACGCATTAAGACTACAGAGAATTCAGTTGAAATCTTAA
- the copZ gene encoding copper chaperone CopZ has product MENVTLQVEGMSCGHCVNSIEGNVGALNGVENVKVHLDKGSVEVKFDSSVVTLKDILAVIEDQGYEVQ; this is encoded by the coding sequence ATGGAAAACGTAACATTACAAGTTGAAGGTATGTCTTGTGGTCACTGTGTAAACTCTATCGAAGGGAATGTTGGAGCTTTAAATGGTGTTGAAAATGTAAAGGTTCATTTAGATAAAGGGAGTGTAGAAGTAAAATTTGATTCTTCGGTCGTTACGCTGAAAGATATTTTAGCTGTAATTGAAGATCAAGGGTACGAAGTTCAATAA
- a CDS encoding multicopper oxidase family protein, with protein MKRFVLTAVTVSAISLIAACSATTNTISDHKNMNDKKTAQTEMATKPLKVVKGSDVTLVAKEEKQKLSNGVVVPIWTFNGSSPGPEIRVKKGEKVKVTLKNELNAPVSIHWHGYPVPNNMDGIPGVTQDAIEPGKSFTYEFEANVPGTYWYHSHQNSVNQLDRGLYGALVVEDTNEKYDKDYTLMLDEWVTDKKEIDKQIKEMTKGKTEKSDGDKSGMDHGNMKKNDDDMKGMDHSGMDMGSNKKGSGNMEGMDHGNMKMDKDSNGMQMEGHDMSMYDLFTINGKSGDLVEPLKVKKGDKVRLRLVNAGYLSHDIHVHGHDIKVIATDGQPINDPKVIKDQVIPIAPGERYDVEFTANNPGKWYVEDHGEGKGLKGMKTVIEYEGSKEMKDKANEKEKLPKLDMTQYGAKKVGDFTLDQQYNATYTMDLNTEMNGNEMVYTINGKIFPDIDPIPVKKGDLVKVKLVNRSKMDDHPMHLHGHFFQVLSKNGKPIEGSPIVKDTLNLKPGEEYEVAFVADNPGEWMFHCHDLHHASAGMVTEVKYTDYKSDYIPNPNIPNMPE; from the coding sequence ATGAAGAGATTTGTATTAACAGCAGTTACAGTCTCCGCAATATCCTTAATTGCTGCATGTTCTGCGACCACAAATACAATCAGTGATCATAAAAATATGAATGATAAAAAAACAGCACAGACTGAAATGGCTACAAAACCATTAAAAGTTGTAAAAGGGTCAGACGTTACTTTAGTAGCGAAAGAAGAAAAGCAAAAGCTAAGTAACGGTGTTGTTGTTCCAATATGGACGTTTAATGGTTCATCTCCTGGGCCAGAAATTCGTGTGAAAAAAGGTGAAAAAGTTAAAGTTACATTAAAAAATGAATTAAATGCACCAGTATCTATTCATTGGCATGGATATCCCGTTCCGAACAATATGGATGGAATCCCAGGAGTTACGCAAGACGCAATTGAACCGGGAAAAAGTTTTACGTATGAATTTGAAGCTAACGTACCCGGAACATATTGGTATCATTCACACCAAAACTCTGTTAACCAATTAGATAGAGGATTGTATGGTGCACTTGTTGTAGAAGATACAAATGAAAAATACGATAAAGATTACACATTAATGTTAGATGAATGGGTAACAGATAAGAAAGAAATTGATAAACAAATCAAAGAAATGACAAAAGGGAAAACGGAAAAATCAGATGGCGACAAATCTGGTATGGATCATGGAAACATGAAAAAGAATGATGATGACATGAAGGGTATGGACCATTCAGGTATGGACATGGGAAGTAATAAGAAAGGTTCCGGCAACATGGAAGGTATGGATCATGGAAATATGAAGATGGATAAAGATTCTAACGGGATGCAAATGGAAGGTCATGATATGAGTATGTATGACTTATTCACAATCAATGGTAAAAGTGGAGATTTAGTAGAGCCGTTGAAAGTGAAAAAGGGAGATAAAGTTCGACTTCGATTGGTAAATGCTGGCTATTTATCACATGATATTCATGTTCACGGTCATGATATAAAAGTAATCGCAACAGATGGTCAGCCAATTAATGATCCAAAAGTTATCAAAGATCAAGTTATTCCAATTGCACCGGGTGAACGTTATGATGTTGAATTTACGGCGAATAATCCTGGCAAATGGTATGTTGAAGATCATGGTGAAGGAAAAGGTCTAAAAGGAATGAAAACCGTTATTGAGTATGAAGGCAGCAAAGAGATGAAAGATAAAGCAAATGAAAAGGAAAAACTTCCAAAATTAGATATGACACAATATGGTGCTAAGAAAGTAGGGGATTTCACATTAGATCAACAGTATAATGCCACATATACAATGGATTTGAATACAGAAATGAATGGTAATGAAATGGTATATACAATTAATGGGAAAATTTTTCCTGATATTGATCCTATTCCAGTGAAAAAGGGTGATTTAGTAAAAGTGAAATTGGTAAACCGTTCTAAAATGGATGATCACCCGATGCATTTACACGGTCACTTCTTCCAAGTATTAAGTAAGAACGGTAAACCAATAGAAGGTTCCCCAATTGTGAAGGATACGTTAAATTTAAAACCAGGCGAAGAATATGAGGTAGCATTTGTAGCAGACAATCCAGGTGAATGGATGTTCCACTGTCATGATTTACATCATGCTTCAGCGGGTATGGTAACAGAAGTAAAATATACGGATTATAAATCAGATTATATTCCAAATCCTAATATCCCTAATATGCCAGAGTAA